Within Methyloterricola oryzae, the genomic segment CCGGCGTAACAACCGTCGCAAACCGGATTCGAGCCCGAGTGACTCCGGGCGACCAATCTTTCGACAGATTTCGAAGATAAGCGGCCAGGCCTTTCATATCGGAGTCTGAAAGCTGATAACGGGGCATGATGGGCCCGAGTTCAGTCCCGCTGATCGATTTGCCTGTCCGCATCACCTCGGCGAACGAGTCGAGCGTGTAGCCGTCGTGACTGACATTGAACCCCTTGAGGTTTCTCGCATTCATGTTCACAACCACACGACCGTCGGTGCCGAAGAGGAACCGCCCGGCGATAGGAAGCACCCTCTCCTGCCCCTCCACCGACCCAAGTCCGCTGCGTCGGTGGCAGGACTCGCAAGCAATATCAGCGCCTTCAGCCTCGATACCACCAAAGCGCACTCCCATGATGGGCTTTCCGTTTGCACCGATACCTTTGCGGTAGATTCGTTCCCCTATCGCCACATCCTCCTGACTTCCAGCAGGGATCAGCATGCTATCGCCGCCGGGCGGGGCCTCGCCAAAAGTCGATTCTGCCAAAGCGTTAGAGGGGATCTGCGCCGCTGGATTTACTGTAGGAGCAACAGGTTGTGCCATGGATCGCGCTTCCTCCGGGCCGGCGACTGCCTCCTGGCAGAGCAAAATGAGGCAGGTCCAGATCCTTGCGGCTAGCGTACCCATGGCGGCTTCCTCACTTGATTCCTACAAGTTCCACGTCGAAGATCAGAGTCTCGTTCGGTTCAATGACGTTCCCAACGCCGCGGTCGCCGTAGGCCTGAGTAGCCGGAATCACGATCTGCCACTTGGAACCCACGGGCATCAGCTTTAACGCCTCGCGCCACCCGGGGATGGTCTGCTTCATCTTCAAGGCAGCCGGCTTGCCCTCCGGGGTGGCGTCGAACACCGTTCCGTCCAGCTTGCTACCCTTATAAATGACCTCGACAGTGTCGTCCTCGGTGGGTTTCTTGCCGGTACCGGTTTTTTCAGCCTTGTACAGCACGCCGTTTGGCAGCGCCTGCACGCCCTCCTTCTTCTTGTAGTCGAGCAGGTAGGCGTCGCCCTTCTTGAGGTTGTCAAAGCGCTTTTCTTCCCGGCTACGCACCTCGTTGCGGCGGATATCCGACTGCAATCCACTCAAGACGCGGTTCAATTCCCGATCATCCATGGCCAACTTCTTGCCTTCCGCCGTATCGCGGATAGCACGGATCAGCACCTCGACATCAAAGGGAATCTTGTAATTCTTGAAATTGCGGACCGTCATCACGCCTGAGGCGTAGCTCGCCTGCTCAGTAGGCGTTTTCAGTTGCAGCGGCGCTTCCGTCGCAAGCTTGCTCTGCGATTCGGGTTTCTTTACATCTTTCGCGAAGCCGGTGCCAGCCACGCTCGCCATTACGACAAAAGCCAAAAAATTCTTGCGCATGCTATTTCTCCGTGAGAAAGGGGTTCACAAAACTATAGGTCAGAAAATTGCCTGGATCCGGCGCATTAAGTCAGACATCAATCGGGCAGTTATTGACGGCATCACGCAGACCGCCGACCAGCAGGTTGAAATCAACAGCGTCCCGGTTCAAGCCGCGCGCCAAGCGCACGCCCAGGAGATAACTCATCCGCTGTTGCTCGGTCACAAGTTCGATCACCTCGATTCCAGGCGCAGTCACAGAATCCAAAAGCAGGTCAGTAATCATGTCGGTCTGTTTCAAATTAATATTGAGCCAGGGCCTTTCGCCCTGTGATCCATCGCAAGACTCTTCCCGTGGCGCTCCGGAACCCGGAACGCGACGGCAAACACCTTGGTTTTTGGAAAACCGCCCCGGCTTTGCACCGGGGCGGTCGATGTCATGGACTCCCTGTTCCCGCCGGTTCAAGTCGGACGATGGAAGTCCTTCCTGTCCCGAGGGTGTTGGGTTGCGATGACTCTGCAACCCAACCTACATCACTTACCTAGTCGTCACATTAACCTGGGTGCTGGCCTGGCCAGTCCCCGTAGCGTTGACCGCAGCCACCCAGTATCCGTAGCGAGTACGGGTAAATCCACCCCGGCTCACCGTGTCGGAATAGTTGGTGGTGTTCACACCAGTGGCTACCGTTACCGTCGTTCCGTTGGCGCATGTGTTACCGAAAACCGGCAACGTGCAACGGTTGATGGTGTAACTCGCTACCGCACCACCAGTAATCGGCGTAGTCCAGGTCAGCGCCACGGAATCGTTCGCAGTGAGACCGATCCGAGTCGCCGTCGCACTAAGACCCGTTACCTGAGCCGGCAGAGCCAGCGGAGGCGTACCAACTGTAAGCACCTCGCTCAAGGCTGAACCCGCTTGACCCGTCGCAACGACCTGGTACTCGAAGTAAGGAGCAGTCCCAGACACTTGCTGCGCGGCACTCAAGCTAACCTCGGTGCTGTTGGCCGGCAGCGGCTCCGTCGTTACAGCAGTCCATGCCCCCGTCGTGCTGGTACGGTACTGAACCGTGTATTGGAACTCGGTATTAGCGTTATCGACCCAGGTCAGTTTGCCGCCGTTGAACGCCAATCCCGTAGCCGCCGCAGGAACCACTTCGCGAGCATCGAACACCACCGGACGCATGAAGTCGTTCTCTTCGTGGCCCAGGATGTGGCAGTGCCACACGTACTCCCAACCGTAGTCGACCCTCTGGTTGTACATTGCCGCCGGCAAGCCCGTGTTCGGATCGATCTGGGTGAAGCCCGTCATCGCACCTTCCGGCTGCGAGGGATCCATCAGGCGGGAGCTGTTGGGGAGACCGAAGCCAGATCCAGCCGCGAAGGATCCACCAGCACTCGATTGACGAAGAGCAGGCTTCTTGGCGCGGACCGCGACGATCACGTCTTCCAGCGGGCTCATCTTGATGGTTTCCTTCCAGCCCAGTTCGTTCGGCTCCGGCGGGGTGATGAAGTTGTCCCAACCCACGCGGTTGATCAGCTGAACGTTGAGCATATGGAAGTGCACCGGATGGGTATCCACACCGTTGTGCGTGATCTTCCAGATCTGCACCTCGCCGTCACCGAACTTCTCGGTAGGCGCATCCACATAGCCCAGCGGGATCGTCGTCTGCGTCAGGGCGCTGGTGAACGGCACTTCCACACCCAGGGTAGCGTTCAAGCGGCCATAGGTCGGCTCGAACAATTCCTGGATCGCCTTGGTTTTCACCAGGATGCTGCCCGTATTGTCGGTGTAGACCGGGGTATAACCGGCCGGCACCGTAGAACCGACGGGCAGGTACTGGAGATTGCCATTGCTATCGGTGTACACCAGGTTGCCATTGGCATCCGTCGCTTGAGCTTGCCCAGCCGTACCATTCGCAGTTGCCGCGCTACGCGTCATCGTCGGAACGGTGGTCGCCGCCGCCAGGATCGAGTTGCTGGCCGGTATGCTGCCCAGGTTTGCCGTGACACTGCCCGTGTAACCCTTGCCCGAATTGGTCAAGGTGACGTCGAACACCTTGCCGGTCGCGCCGCCAGTGGCCTGCACGCCGCCCGCCGGAGGAGCCGTCATCGTGATGGTGAGGCCGGCGCGCGAGGCAATCGGGTTGCCTGCCGCGATGGCTGCCTGGAACACAGGATCGGCTGCGTCGGTCAACAGGTTGTCGTAGCCGCCGCCACCGCCGCTTTCAGGGTTGGTCGGATCCGGGATATCCAGGATCAGGTTGCCCACGCTCGCAGTCGAGGTGAATTTGGCTGTACCCGTCGTGGTGGGGGTCGGCGCGATGGTGTAGCCCGAGCCGGGGTTGGTAATGGTCACACCCGTGATCACGCCTGAGGCATTGACTACGGCCTTGCCGGTGGCGGTGGTGCCCGTTACGCGATTGCCGGTGGCGTCAAGTGCGATGCCCAGCGGACGCGGGAAGGTGATCACAGGCAATGCGGCAATCTGAGTCGTCGCCGCAGCGGGGTTGGCACCGGAAGCCGCCAGAGAACCACCCACGAAGGTGGGAACTGGTGCTGAGTCGTAGCCGGTACCACCGCTCGTGAGGTTAATGCCAGTGACAGCCCCAGTGTTGCTGTCAAACACCACGGTACCCGTAGCAGGGGTGCCACCGGTGGGAGTCGCGAATGTTACAGTCGGCGCTTTGCGAACGAGCCCCGTCACCGTGCCGGTTGCCCGGGTGGTACCGTTGGAGAACGTCACCGTCGGCACGCTGGTATAGCCGCTGCCGGGGTTGGTGATATTGACTCCGGAGACACGCCGGTTAGTACCGGTACCGGTCATGATGACCGTGCCGATTGCCTGCACGCCGCCGGCAGGCGGCGCTGAGAAGGTCACCGTGACGTTGTTGGTGTTGTAGCGACCACCGTTGGTGATGCTAACAGCACCCACCGCCGATGCCGTGTAAGTACCAGGGTTCGTGAGGCTCACCGACGCAACATTGCCTCGGTTATATCCCGAACCACCGTTGGCGACCTGCACCGCACTGACCTTGAGTGAGGTAGTGGCGCCAGCGCCGTTGCCCTTGCCCAGCGAAGTGACGGTGACCGTCGGAGCAACCTTGTAGCCGGAACCGCCGTCGATCACGTGCAGATGGTTGATCTTGAGCGAAGCAACCGCCGTGGCCTGGACCTTCTCAGTCGCAGCAACATCATTCGGCGCCGGGAGGGTCACCGCGGGCGGTGTGATGTAACCATCGCCCTGGGCCGTCACCTGGATCGCGTTGATCGCACCCGTCGTGTTTGCCGTGCCCTGGATG encodes:
- a CDS encoding FKBP-type peptidyl-prolyl cis-trans isomerase — encoded protein: MRKNFLAFVVMASVAGTGFAKDVKKPESQSKLATEAPLQLKTPTEQASYASGVMTVRNFKNYKIPFDVEVLIRAIRDTAEGKKLAMDDRELNRVLSGLQSDIRRNEVRSREEKRFDNLKKGDAYLLDYKKKEGVQALPNGVLYKAEKTGTGKKPTEDDTVEVIYKGSKLDGTVFDATPEGKPAALKMKQTIPGWREALKLMPVGSKWQIVIPATQAYGDRGVGNVIEPNETLIFDVELVGIK